In a genomic window of Thalassophryne amazonica chromosome 12, fThaAma1.1, whole genome shotgun sequence:
- the LOC117522373 gene encoding collagen alpha-1(X) chain-like, which yields MATSFLCSVMAFGNYSLDPEHVTCEILLNQMLPQIDEVDPLSCLCSHCKASAGPKGDRGDQGLPGLPGSPGVRGMTGFRGWPGFVGPQGPKGQKGDLGEKGHTGSIGFTGMKGERGFKGDKGDMGLIGHQGEPGPPGQSGTCPAFCETRIGPQGPPGLPGEAGARGLPGVKGDEGPKGVKGSKGDLGDAGSPGKNGDKGDRGEQGLCNCADGKDGAKGEQGQKGDKGNKGDVGDKGGEGLMGPQGNPGMQGSRGPPGPCSPAIMSYFSANLAAPEPLPNRPVPFPIVLSNILMHYTPLFGIYMAPVNGTYVFTFHLSVNNKMLKVGLFHNFKPIVKMTENYIQLTTVSQTVVLHLFMGDKVWLQVKDTNSNGMYVDSESSSIFSGYLLYPDSCDVSSIGKNLGYFNPSDYDNVDWGDDPGNITPSVRP from the exons ATGGCCACGTCGTTCCTGTGCTCAGTCATGGCATTCGGGAACTACAGCCTGGACCCCGAACATGTGACCTGTGAGATCCTGCTGAACCAGATGTTGCCTCAGATCGATGAAGTGGATCCGCTGTCCTGTCTGTGCTCGCACTGTAAAGCTTCTGCGGGGCCAAAAGGCGACCGAGGAGACCAAGGGCTTCCAG GGTTACCAGGGAGTCCTGGTGTACGAGGAATGACTGGGTTCAGAGGTTGGCCAGGTTTTGTCGGCCCTCAGGGACCAAAGG GTCAGAAAGGAgatttgggggagaagggccataCCGGGAGCATCGGGTTCACTGGAATGAAAGGAGAACGTGGATTTAAAG GAGACAAAGGAGACATGGGATTGATTGGGCACCAGGGTGAACCGGGACCCCCAGGACAATCCGGAACATGCCCTGCTTTTTGTGAGACCAGAATTGGGCCACAAGGACCACCAGGTCTGCCTGGGGAAGCTGGGGCTAGGGGTCTGCCTGGGGTTAAAGGAGATGAAGGACCCAAAGGTGTCAAGGGAAGTAAGGGGGATTTGGGTGATGCTGGCTCTCCGGGGAAGAATGGAGATAAGGGCGATCGAGGGGAACAAGGACTGTGTAACTGTGCTGATGGGAAGGATGGTGCAAAGGGGGAACAAGGACAAAAGGGAGACAAAGGAAACAAAGGTGATGTTGGTGACAAGGGTGGTGAGGGCCTCATGGGGCCACAGGGTAACCCAGGAATGCAAGGATCCAGGGGACCTCCGGGACCTTGCTCTCCTGCTATCATGTCATACTTCTCTGCCAATCTTGCAGCGCCAGAACCGCTTCCCAACAGGCCTGTTCCTTTCCCAATCGTCTTGAGCAACATCCTAATGCACTACACCCCCTTATTTGGAATCTACATGGCACCCGTTAACGGCACCTATGTCTTCACCTTCCACCTCTCCGTCAACAACAAGATGCTGAAGGTTGGCCTGTTCCACAACTTTAAACCCATCGTGAAAATGACAGAAAACTACATTCAGCTGACCACAGTGAGCCAGACTGTTGTCCTGCACCTCTTCATGGGAgacaaagtctggctgcaggtgaAGGACACAAACTCCAACGGCATGTACGTCGACAGTGAAAGCAGCAGCATCTTCTCCGGATACCTGCTGTACCCCGACTCCTGTGATGTGAGCTCCATTGGCAAAAATTTAGGATATTTTAATCCATCTGATTATGACAATGTGGATTGGGGTGATGATCCAGGCAACATCACTCCGTCAGTCAGGCCTTGA